CGCCGATGGGGCAGGCCTTCATCTCATCCACGCGGGAGAAGACAGTGCTCAGGCCTTCGGCGTCAGCCTTGGCGATCATCTGGAGAGCCGCCGGGTCTATGCTCTTGGCCCGTGGCTCTTCCTTCGTTTTCTTTGGTTTTGTTTCTTCTGTATCACTCATGACGCAACTTTCTCCTTAGATTGTGCCTGAAGCCCGTCTATGGCGGTCCGGACGAGTTCGACAGCCTTGGGATGACGCATCACCAGGATGTCCGTACCAGCTAACAAGAGGGTGGTAGCGGTGATTGCCTCCCAGAGGATGCCCCGTGTTTCCACATTTCCGTAGGTGGGCTCTTCTTCTTCGCTGACCCTGGATTCCTTGGCCTTCCAGGTCTCGGGAGCCAGGTTGTTGAGGATCGGCATCTGCATCTTGCCGTCGTTCTGTACAAGCGCGGCCAGCCGGTCCCTCTCCATAATAGAATAGCAATACTCCAGACCGTAGCCCAAGGCTCCAGTCGTGGGATCGATGATGATTTTGTCCTCGGGAACGCCCAGCTGCGTCAGCAGCACATTCAGCTGTTTGGCCAGGTTGACGTCCATCGAGGTGAAGCCGACCACGGTCTTCTTGTAGCCCATGGCGGCGGCGCCGATCAGCCGGTGGTTTGAATCGTCGACCGGACCCATGGGGATGTTGTCGTCAGCCATGACTTCGGCGACTTTCTTGAGCACTTCGGCGTCCTTGTCAGGGGTGCCGGTGCCGTAAACGATCAGGGGGATATCGATGGCCTCGTTGACCTTTTTGACGGTCTCGGCCGCCGACTCCGGCGAGGCGTCGCTGCCGTTGGGGTCGATGCTGCGCAGCTGCAGGCAGATGGCATCGGCCTTGAACTCGTCCTGGCACTTCTTGGCCCAGGCGACAGGGTCGCCCATGACGTCGGCGTAAACACTCTGCACGGCCTCGGGCCATTCCTGGGGCTCGTCGTAGACTTCCATGGCCACCATCGGCGCATTCGGCATCTCGCCTTCCCAGAGGTGGAAGGGGAAGGTGGTCTCACCACCGACCTTCTTATCTTTTCCTATCGTGACTTCGCGTATCGTGCCCTTGCAGGTTTCAATTGGCGGTTCAAAAGACAAGACAGCCCTCTCCTTCACTCGGTTTTGATATCAGGGGGACATCATCGCAGCGCTCCCGCAGGAATTCCGGGGACCGACGATGGAAAAGCGGCACGCCATTTGGTTCAGCGTGCAGCTCCGGGGTCCGCCCAGCCCTAAAATATTAAAGGTTCGAGGCGCAAGCCGAAAAACCACACCCCGGCTTGGCGAACTCGGACCTTTGCCCGCACTTAGTACATTGTTTCACAAGCTTTGGGTAATGGGAGATAATATCATCGCCGAGAGGCGACAGTCAATAAGTATTATAGATGCCGATCATGGTATTCAGCGTTAGGAAAAAGAAGAGGCGGACCCGCAGGGTCCGCCTCGTTAAGTTCAGCTCAGGTCAGCTCCCGTTATTTGCTGGAGAGCCGCTTCCTCATCATCAGGGCTCCCATGCCCACGGCCATGAGTCCGGCGGCCGGGATCAGCAGAAAAGCTCCGGTGCTCGGCAGGGACGTGGCGCCGGTATTAACGCTGCCGGCGGTATTAGCGCTGCCGACGGAAGAACCACCGGTGCCGCTGGAGCCCGGGCCAGGCGTGGTCGGATTGGTCACGGTGCCGAGATACTGGTCGCCAGACCCTCCGTACTCTTCGCCCGCGGGAGTCGCGGCGCTGGAAGCCGCCATGGCGTGCACGGCGATCATTCCGGCAAATACCAGGACCAACATGGAAATGAGTATAATCCGGATCCTCATCAAAACTCCTTTACGGCTCCATTCCCCTTGAAGCCTTCAAGCTTCGCTCGATTCAGGGAACATGCGAATGGAACATTACAGAAAAAAATTGTACCCCGGAAGGGTATCCGCAGTCAAATGCTTAATTTTACCCCCGATTGGATATTTATATATCAATTACCGGCGAAGGTGAACCGGTTCCGTCTGCCGCAAAAATGTGGGAGGCAGGTCCCGGTCCCTGAAACTTAGGAGGACAAATGGGCTACACCCAGGTTGGGCTCGAAGACAAGCTG
The genomic region above belongs to Actinomycetota bacterium and contains:
- a CDS encoding acetyl-CoA decarbonylase/synthase complex subunit delta, translating into MSFEPPIETCKGTIREVTIGKDKKVGGETTFPFHLWEGEMPNAPMVAMEVYDEPQEWPEAVQSVYADVMGDPVAWAKKCQDEFKADAICLQLRSIDPNGSDASPESAAETVKKVNEAIDIPLIVYGTGTPDKDAEVLKKVAEVMADDNIPMGPVDDSNHRLIGAAAMGYKKTVVGFTSMDVNLAKQLNVLLTQLGVPEDKIIIDPTTGALGYGLEYCYSIMERDRLAALVQNDGKMQMPILNNLAPETWKAKESRVSEEEEPTYGNVETRGILWEAITATTLLLAGTDILVMRHPKAVELVRTAIDGLQAQSKEKVAS